A genomic stretch from Anaerolinea thermophila UNI-1 includes:
- a CDS encoding aldo/keto reductase: MQYVHLGRSGLLVSRLCLGTMNFGPLTSEEESFQIMDRALDLGINFFDTANVYGWKLGEGVTENIIGKWFAQGGGRREKVVIATKVFGKMGEWPNESKLSALHIRKACEDSLRRLRTDHIDLYQMHHIDPETPWEEIWQAMEVLVQQGKVIYVGSSNFGGWHIANAMETAKQRHFMGLVSEQSLYNLAARTIELEVIPASRHYGIGIIPWSPLAGGLLGGVLQKINEGRRASEGVQKQLEKHRAQVEQYEAFCREIGESPADVALAWLLHNPAVTAPIIGPRTIEQLEGSLRALEIHLTEEMLKRLDEIWPGPGGEAPWAYAW, from the coding sequence ATGCAATACGTCCATTTAGGAAGAAGCGGACTACTGGTATCTCGTCTCTGCCTGGGAACGATGAATTTTGGGCCTCTCACCAGTGAAGAGGAAAGTTTCCAGATCATGGACCGTGCCTTAGATCTCGGCATTAACTTTTTTGATACTGCCAATGTGTACGGCTGGAAGTTGGGCGAGGGTGTAACCGAAAATATCATCGGGAAATGGTTTGCCCAGGGTGGGGGGCGCAGGGAGAAAGTGGTCATTGCTACCAAAGTTTTTGGGAAAATGGGAGAGTGGCCCAACGAATCTAAACTTTCTGCGCTTCATATTCGCAAAGCCTGCGAAGATAGTTTACGCCGCCTCCGAACCGATCACATCGATTTGTATCAAATGCATCATATCGACCCGGAAACGCCCTGGGAAGAAATCTGGCAAGCCATGGAGGTTCTCGTTCAGCAAGGAAAGGTCATTTACGTAGGCTCGAGTAATTTTGGCGGCTGGCACATTGCCAACGCGATGGAAACTGCCAAACAACGACACTTCATGGGACTGGTCAGCGAACAGAGCCTCTATAATCTTGCCGCACGCACCATTGAACTGGAAGTAATCCCTGCCAGCCGGCATTACGGAATCGGGATTATTCCGTGGAGCCCATTAGCGGGTGGACTTTTGGGAGGCGTTCTTCAGAAAATCAATGAGGGACGCAGAGCCTCGGAAGGCGTTCAAAAGCAACTGGAAAAACACCGCGCTCAGGTAGAGCAGTACGAAGCCTTCTGCAGGGAAATCGGTGAAAGCCCTGCCGATGTTGCCCTTGCCTGGTTACTTCACAATCCTGCGGTGACTGCTCCCATCATTGGTCCACGCACGATTGAGCAGTTAGAAGGCAGTTTACGGGCTCTGGAGATTCATCTTACAGAGGAAATGCTCAAGCGGCTGGATGAAATCTGGCCCGGCCCTGGCGGTGAAGCCCCTTGGGCATATGCCTGGTAA
- a CDS encoding RluA family pseudouridine synthase produces MILFQDEWILVISKPAGLLSIRDGYNPNLPTIQGVLEPKLGKLWMIHRLDKDTSGIMVLARTSEAHKNLDRQFAERKVRKIYYAICVGVPEWDEILIQSPLRVNGDRKHRTVVDFEHGKPAETHVRVISRYGFYTWVEVHPHSGYTHQIRAHLSSIGYPLLGDSLYRIPPNCAVIPPKAENLPAFPRVALHAYALTFSHPNSGEEITFTAPLPEDFSSLL; encoded by the coding sequence ATGATCCTTTTTCAAGATGAATGGATTCTGGTGATTTCCAAGCCTGCAGGGTTGCTCAGCATCAGGGATGGGTACAACCCCAACCTTCCAACAATCCAGGGTGTACTGGAACCCAAATTGGGAAAATTGTGGATGATTCATCGGTTGGATAAAGATACCAGCGGTATCATGGTACTGGCACGAACATCCGAAGCGCATAAAAATCTGGATCGTCAATTTGCCGAACGCAAAGTGAGGAAAATCTATTATGCGATTTGTGTTGGAGTGCCTGAATGGGATGAAATACTCATTCAATCCCCCTTACGCGTGAATGGAGACCGCAAACATCGAACTGTTGTGGATTTTGAACATGGGAAACCAGCCGAGACGCACGTTCGAGTCATAAGCAGATATGGCTTTTACACGTGGGTAGAGGTCCACCCTCACAGCGGATACACTCATCAAATTCGTGCGCATCTATCCTCCATAGGCTATCCCTTGCTTGGAGACTCTCTGTACCGCATCCCGCCAAATTGTGCCGTAATTCCCCCAAAGGCAGAAAACCTTCCTGCCTTTCCAAGGGTTGCCCTGCATGCTTACGCACTCACCTTCTCTCATCCAAATTCAGGGGAAGAAATCACATTTACAGCGCCTTTACCCGAAGATTTTAGCAGTCTTCTTTAA
- a CDS encoding sodium-translocating pyrophosphatase, with translation MDIFGMGTRHGLSAFEQVAVLGVVITAFLSLLYAWLLRGNVLNKDKGSQKMQDVWETIRIGAESYLQQQLQRILPAILLLTVALFLSVYVVPPSKEALEEFPQNTQIIVAIGRTIAFIMGASFSLIVGQLGMRMAIQASVRAASAARRSFNEALSIAYYAGTITGMLTDGLGLFGGTVIFIIFGKAAPDALLGFGFGGTLLALFMRVGGGIYTKAADVGADLVGKVEKDIPEDDPRNAAVVADLVGDNVGDCAGMAADIFESYEVTIVSALILGLALLAETGELKWIVYPLIIRAIGVISSIIGTFTVPIWEKFPIKFLRAHDAEEAMFRSYEVSSVNTIVWAFVLALAYAHDWRLGALTTLGVGLAVAFNPLTSYFTATRKEPVQEIIKSTRFGPATTILSGLAVGMESSVWALLVIVVSFVLSLLIYGANGALYVLYAISMVGIGMLSHTGNNVAMDSYGPISDNANGIGEMAWHDLDDEATRKARQIMADLDAVGNTTKAITKGIAIASAVIAAVSLFFSFITDVSRVQVNLGVEPLQAIRVSDTAVFIGFLLGGALPWLFSSLSIRAVSRAAGQVVEEVRNQFRVPGIMEGTVKPDYARVVGISTVSAQKELIPLATISVLMPLVVGLILKVEALGGFLAGVILSGQLLAVYMANAGGAWDNAKKGIEDEPRDLEKNTGKGSERHKAGVVGDTVGDPLKDTAGPALNPMIKVVNLVSLIAAPLIVQAENSVIRWIIAVIFIAGIVWAIGQSKRPAKLMQE, from the coding sequence ATGGATATCTTTGGGATGGGCACCCGACATGGGCTTTCTGCTTTTGAGCAGGTGGCTGTGTTGGGCGTCGTCATTACGGCTTTCTTGAGCCTGTTGTATGCATGGTTGCTTCGTGGCAATGTCCTGAATAAGGACAAGGGCTCTCAAAAAATGCAGGACGTTTGGGAGACCATCCGCATTGGGGCCGAGTCTTACTTACAACAACAGCTCCAGCGAATTCTCCCGGCAATCCTGTTGCTGACGGTAGCCCTGTTCCTGAGTGTGTATGTGGTTCCGCCTAGCAAGGAGGCTCTTGAGGAGTTCCCTCAGAACACTCAGATCATTGTGGCGATTGGACGCACTATTGCTTTCATTATGGGGGCAAGTTTCTCGTTAATCGTGGGTCAGTTGGGCATGCGCATGGCTATCCAGGCAAGTGTGCGTGCTGCCTCTGCCGCTCGTAGAAGTTTCAATGAGGCGCTCTCTATCGCTTATTATGCCGGTACCATTACCGGAATGTTAACCGATGGGCTTGGTTTGTTTGGCGGGACGGTTATCTTTATCATTTTTGGGAAAGCCGCTCCCGATGCCTTACTTGGCTTTGGTTTTGGTGGTACCCTTCTGGCGTTATTCATGCGCGTGGGAGGTGGTATTTACACCAAGGCAGCTGATGTGGGTGCTGACCTCGTGGGTAAGGTAGAAAAGGATATTCCGGAGGACGATCCCCGCAATGCCGCTGTGGTGGCTGACCTGGTAGGGGATAACGTGGGCGATTGCGCAGGAATGGCAGCCGATATTTTCGAGAGTTACGAGGTCACCATTGTTTCTGCCCTGATCCTTGGCTTGGCTTTGCTGGCGGAAACCGGCGAACTCAAATGGATTGTTTATCCTCTGATCATTCGTGCTATTGGGGTAATCAGTTCCATTATTGGAACTTTCACCGTGCCCATCTGGGAAAAATTCCCGATTAAGTTCTTGCGTGCCCATGACGCTGAAGAAGCCATGTTCCGCTCCTATGAGGTTTCGAGTGTCAACACCATTGTCTGGGCTTTTGTGCTAGCCCTGGCGTATGCACATGATTGGCGCTTGGGAGCATTAACGACCCTGGGTGTGGGCTTGGCAGTGGCGTTTAACCCGCTTACTTCTTACTTCACGGCTACACGGAAAGAGCCGGTACAGGAAATCATTAAATCCACCCGCTTTGGTCCCGCTACCACCATTTTGAGTGGCTTGGCAGTGGGGATGGAGTCCAGCGTTTGGGCGCTTTTGGTGATTGTGGTGTCCTTTGTACTCTCCCTCCTCATCTATGGGGCAAATGGCGCTTTGTATGTTCTGTATGCCATCTCCATGGTAGGCATTGGTATGCTGAGCCATACTGGCAACAACGTTGCCATGGATTCCTATGGCCCCATTTCTGATAATGCCAACGGCATTGGTGAAATGGCTTGGCACGACCTGGATGATGAGGCAACTCGCAAAGCCCGCCAGATTATGGCAGACCTGGATGCTGTGGGAAACACCACCAAAGCCATTACCAAAGGCATTGCCATTGCCTCGGCAGTGATTGCGGCCGTTTCGTTGTTCTTCTCTTTCATCACCGATGTCTCCCGAGTTCAAGTTAATCTCGGGGTAGAGCCTCTGCAAGCCATCCGCGTCTCAGATACGGCAGTGTTCATTGGTTTCTTGCTGGGTGGTGCTTTGCCGTGGTTGTTCAGTTCTCTGTCCATTCGAGCGGTGTCTCGTGCCGCTGGACAGGTGGTGGAAGAAGTGCGCAACCAGTTCCGTGTTCCCGGAATTATGGAGGGAACTGTAAAGCCTGACTACGCTCGAGTGGTGGGCATTTCTACAGTTTCGGCTCAAAAAGAACTGATTCCTCTGGCAACCATCTCCGTCTTGATGCCTCTGGTTGTCGGGTTGATTTTGAAAGTTGAAGCCCTGGGCGGTTTCCTGGCGGGTGTCATTCTCAGCGGTCAATTGCTGGCTGTTTATATGGCTAACGCGGGTGGAGCGTGGGATAATGCCAAGAAAGGCATTGAAGACGAGCCCCGTGATCTGGAAAAGAACACCGGAAAAGGCTCCGAACGCCACAAAGCCGGAGTTGTAGGGGATACCGTAGGTGATCCTCTCAAAGATACAGCAGGCCCTGCTCTCAATCCAATGATTAAAGTGGTCAATCTGGTAAGCCTGATTGCCGCCCCGCTTATCGTTCAGGCTGAGAACAGTGTGATTCGCTGGATAATTGCGGTGATTTTCATCGCTGGCATTGTATGGGCAATTGGACAAAGCAAGCGCCCGGCAAAATTGATGCAGGAATAA
- a CDS encoding ABC transporter ATP-binding protein, with the protein MMIRATALTKDYGTRRAIENLTFNARKGEILGFLGPNGAGKTTTMRILTGFMPPSSGSVEIGGYDVIENSLEVRRIVGYLPETVPLYSDMTVHEYLEYMGSLRKVPRLEQRINETIEKVELSDRASSYVGALSKGMRQRLGLAQALIHQPEVLILDEPTIGLDPGQVVNFRKLIREIGKDKTVLLSTHILPEAQQICDRVLIINNGHIVAEDTPEQLQARLTGSQRVLVQIRGDSKDVLPIVENIPGVIRAQVRNQDSIEFESLPGKDVRPEVARTLIQRGFDLLQMQNINLSLEEIFLKLTREEPAEITDSQA; encoded by the coding sequence ATGATGATCCGCGCTACTGCTCTGACCAAAGACTATGGAACCCGCAGAGCCATTGAGAATCTTACCTTTAATGCTCGCAAGGGTGAGATTTTGGGCTTCCTTGGACCAAATGGTGCAGGGAAAACAACCACCATGCGCATTCTTACTGGCTTTATGCCACCTTCTTCTGGAAGCGTAGAAATTGGCGGTTACGATGTGATAGAGAACTCTCTGGAAGTGCGCCGAATCGTGGGATATCTCCCTGAAACTGTTCCGCTGTATTCCGACATGACTGTCCACGAATATCTGGAATACATGGGAAGTTTGAGAAAAGTACCCCGTCTGGAACAAAGAATTAATGAAACGATCGAAAAGGTCGAACTCTCTGACCGCGCTTCCAGTTACGTAGGTGCTCTATCCAAAGGAATGCGTCAGCGTCTTGGGCTGGCACAAGCCTTAATTCATCAGCCGGAAGTCTTGATTCTGGATGAGCCGACCATCGGATTGGATCCCGGGCAGGTTGTGAACTTCCGTAAATTGATTCGGGAGATTGGGAAGGATAAAACTGTTCTGCTCTCCACCCACATCTTACCGGAAGCCCAACAGATATGTGACCGGGTGTTAATCATTAACAATGGTCATATTGTGGCTGAGGATACCCCGGAACAACTACAAGCCAGGCTGACCGGTTCACAACGGGTACTGGTTCAAATTCGTGGAGACTCCAAAGACGTATTGCCGATTGTGGAAAACATTCCAGGCGTCATCCGAGCCCAGGTGCGCAATCAGGATAGCATTGAATTTGAATCTCTACCTGGAAAGGATGTGCGCCCCGAGGTTGCCAGAACGCTGATTCAAAGGGGATTTGATTTGCTCCAAATGCAGAATATCAACCTGAGTTTGGAAGAAATTTTCCTTAAGTTAACGCGGGAAGAGCCCGCAGAGATCACCGACAGTCAGGCATAG
- a CDS encoding ABC transporter permease subunit, which produces MRNIWIIARKEFKQFFVSPVAYAIALAIFLIMGVLFYATVLSAAYQQYAPSVQVILGPLATIFLFTTPAITMRTLPEEQRTGTLELLLTAPVRDWELVIGKWLGAMGFILTILLVTWVYPIILNRLVDPGIDQGILVSGYLGLVLMVAAFSAIGVAVGSLFSNQIAAFFTTLGVLLVLWMIGYPSMAGGSLGPSLLAYLDISEHFYPTFYRGIIDLKDIVYFISVIALALFLGSISVESRRWR; this is translated from the coding sequence ATGCGCAATATTTGGATCATTGCCCGAAAAGAGTTCAAGCAGTTTTTCGTCAGTCCGGTGGCTTATGCAATTGCCCTTGCCATCTTCCTGATCATGGGGGTGTTGTTCTACGCCACGGTCCTCTCAGCCGCTTACCAGCAATACGCGCCAAGTGTGCAGGTCATTTTGGGACCTCTGGCAACAATTTTCCTGTTCACTACCCCCGCAATTACTATGCGCACTCTTCCCGAAGAACAACGCACCGGCACACTGGAATTATTGCTTACCGCTCCCGTCCGCGATTGGGAATTGGTGATCGGGAAATGGCTGGGCGCCATGGGGTTTATCCTCACCATCCTGCTGGTAACGTGGGTGTATCCTATCATTCTCAATCGTCTGGTGGACCCTGGAATCGATCAGGGCATTCTGGTTAGCGGATACCTTGGATTAGTCTTAATGGTTGCGGCTTTCTCTGCCATTGGTGTCGCAGTGGGTTCGCTGTTCAGCAATCAAATCGCCGCTTTCTTTACCACTCTGGGAGTTTTACTGGTTCTGTGGATGATTGGATATCCATCAATGGCTGGCGGTTCCCTGGGTCCTTCGCTGTTGGCGTATCTGGATATCAGTGAGCATTTTTATCCCACGTTTTATCGGGGAATTATTGATTTGAAGGATATTGTGTACTTTATCAGCGTCATTGCACTGGCACTTTTCCTTGGCTCAATCTCGGTTGAATCCCGGAGGTGGAGATAA
- a CDS encoding GldG family protein gives MKASLRKYAPAGLILALLASLSAIGFAIVQRSFTLPVQISISLAVIGVALFVLLDPQKTREILTGRQARYSSNALVLALAFTGILIALNYLVYTRAPRWDLTEDQQHTLAKETLETLKSLQEPVVAEAYYSSRFPSTTAQDLLESYKYNANGKFSYEFIDPEKDPVRARSANVTRDGTIVLKQGNRSEQVTYASETDLTSALVRLANPGKRAVYFLIGHGEYSPDDSGDRSYSEIKNLLSAKNYTVNTLNLLATRNVPEDALALIIAGPDKPVSTEEISLIQAYLDRGGSLIYLAEPTIVTHFGEAEDPLATYLEKQWGIRLGQDMVIDLNYNPPSVAVSAKYAQHPITERMYNLAVVMPSARSVSPVQIEGNDVQSYVLTETAQNSWAEKDFNSLRNNQAAFNPEQDVAGPVGLTIAATNSKTNARVVVIGDSDFASNRNYAQYGNGDFLINAIDWAAKQENLINLTPKKTTQRILILRNNITLGVILLTTVFLIPGLTLVAGILVWIQRRRRG, from the coding sequence ATGAAGGCTTCGCTGCGCAAATATGCCCCGGCTGGATTGATTCTTGCCTTGCTGGCAAGTTTAAGCGCTATTGGGTTTGCCATTGTCCAGCGCTCGTTTACTTTACCGGTACAAATCAGTATATCGCTGGCAGTGATTGGCGTAGCGCTTTTTGTTTTGCTCGATCCGCAAAAAACCAGAGAGATTCTCACCGGACGACAAGCCCGATACAGCAGTAACGCCCTGGTACTGGCACTGGCATTCACCGGCATTTTGATTGCCCTGAATTACCTGGTATATACACGAGCACCACGCTGGGACTTAACCGAAGATCAACAACACACACTGGCGAAGGAAACCCTGGAAACTCTCAAGTCCCTCCAGGAACCGGTGGTGGCCGAAGCATACTACAGCAGTCGATTCCCATCCACCACTGCGCAGGACTTACTGGAAAGTTATAAATACAACGCAAACGGCAAATTCTCTTATGAGTTTATTGACCCTGAGAAAGATCCTGTGCGGGCTCGCTCAGCAAACGTCACCAGGGATGGGACAATTGTCCTGAAGCAGGGTAACCGCTCGGAACAGGTTACCTATGCCAGTGAAACAGATCTCACCAGCGCACTGGTACGCCTGGCTAACCCGGGAAAGCGCGCCGTTTATTTTCTCATTGGACATGGGGAATACAGTCCGGATGACTCTGGAGACCGCTCTTATTCGGAAATCAAGAACCTCTTAAGTGCCAAGAACTACACGGTGAATACCCTGAACCTTTTAGCCACGCGAAACGTTCCGGAAGATGCTTTAGCGCTGATTATTGCCGGCCCGGATAAACCTGTTTCTACCGAAGAAATCTCTTTGATTCAGGCATACCTTGACCGGGGCGGTTCATTAATCTACCTGGCAGAACCAACCATCGTCACCCATTTTGGAGAGGCTGAAGATCCTCTGGCAACGTATCTTGAGAAACAGTGGGGCATTCGTCTGGGGCAGGATATGGTCATTGATCTGAACTACAATCCACCCAGCGTAGCCGTTTCTGCCAAATATGCGCAACATCCCATTACCGAGCGCATGTACAACCTGGCAGTGGTTATGCCTTCTGCACGAAGTGTCTCCCCGGTACAAATTGAGGGAAACGATGTCCAATCGTATGTATTGACTGAAACTGCACAGAATTCCTGGGCAGAAAAGGATTTCAACTCCCTCCGAAATAATCAAGCCGCTTTCAATCCGGAGCAGGATGTTGCCGGCCCTGTTGGTTTAACCATTGCCGCAACCAATTCCAAAACGAATGCTCGGGTTGTGGTCATTGGGGATTCGGATTTTGCCAGCAACCGGAATTACGCGCAGTATGGCAATGGAGATTTCCTCATTAACGCCATTGACTGGGCAGCCAAACAAGAGAATTTGATTAACTTGACACCCAAGAAGACTACTCAGCGAATCTTAATTCTGCGCAATAATATTACGCTTGGGGTGATTCTGCTAACTACTGTTTTCCTCATTCCCGGACTTACCCTGGTTGCTGGTATTCTGGTCTGGATTCAACGACGTCGTCGAGGTTAA
- a CDS encoding DUF4340 domain-containing protein has protein sequence MIRRSTWVVFGIFVLVAVLVFFLTKTPNAPFSGSQTPEPTAVPRMIEGWTSEEITKATLIRAIGGTTELIRQGDGQWLNQGVGNVSAGKVEQLLSELLATRILTELPADYSLESLYLANPGQTIILEAETGKKLEIRVGGLTPTGNGYYVKVQDHAPIVVSRYAIEAVFQGFDAALPDTPTPPGITPVVP, from the coding sequence ATGATTCGCCGTTCCACATGGGTTGTCTTTGGTATCTTCGTTCTGGTGGCGGTTTTGGTATTTTTCCTCACCAAAACGCCCAATGCCCCTTTTTCAGGATCTCAAACTCCAGAGCCGACTGCTGTCCCTCGCATGATTGAAGGATGGACCTCGGAAGAAATCACCAAAGCCACACTCATTCGCGCGATTGGCGGGACTACAGAGTTAATCAGACAAGGTGATGGGCAATGGCTCAATCAGGGAGTAGGAAACGTATCTGCTGGCAAAGTGGAACAATTGCTTTCAGAGTTACTTGCCACCCGAATTCTGACCGAATTGCCAGCAGATTACTCCCTGGAAAGCCTGTACCTGGCAAACCCCGGACAGACAATCATCCTTGAAGCGGAAACCGGCAAGAAACTGGAAATTCGGGTGGGTGGATTAACTCCTACAGGGAATGGGTATTACGTAAAAGTGCAGGATCATGCTCCTATTGTAGTAAGCCGATACGCCATTGAAGCCGTCTTTCAGGGGTTTGATGCCGCTTTGCCCGATACGCCCACCCCTCCTGGAATTACGCCAGTTGTCCCGTAG
- a CDS encoding sigma-70 family RNA polymerase sigma factor, whose product MTVTMDDALLNVVDEDEEYPVIARLIDLGRQKSYVTIDDILHFFPEAEQDVEQLEEAFAALMSAGIPYLEDEIVEEPAEEELEAHEEGAVEEEGEEKSLALDDLANIDTDDTIGLYLKEVSRVPLLTAEEEVELAQRIERGRMAREELARGNVSPKRRQELRRLIEDGWAAREHLITANSRLVISVAKKYMGRGVPFLDLIQEGNIGLIRATKKFDYRRGHKFSTYATWWIRQAVTRAIADQGRTIRVPVHMGDQINKLLRVQHQLTQRLGREPSVEELAEALDVPPRKVENMIQVARRPLSLETPTDDEEDSVLGDFIEDEEAPPPDDTATYNLLRQHLEEVLNTLPPREVRILQLRYGLLDGQAYTLEEVGRKMGVTRERVRQIEAQALSRLRHPSIRRKLRDYLGD is encoded by the coding sequence ATGACTGTGACAATGGATGATGCATTACTTAACGTAGTAGATGAAGATGAAGAATACCCTGTCATTGCCCGGCTCATTGACCTGGGACGGCAAAAATCATACGTCACCATAGACGATATTTTGCATTTCTTCCCGGAAGCCGAGCAAGATGTCGAGCAATTGGAAGAGGCTTTTGCGGCGTTAATGAGCGCTGGGATTCCTTACTTAGAGGATGAAATTGTTGAGGAACCAGCCGAAGAAGAACTGGAAGCCCATGAAGAAGGGGCTGTCGAAGAAGAGGGAGAAGAAAAGTCGCTTGCCCTGGATGATTTAGCCAATATCGATACGGACGATACGATTGGCCTGTATCTTAAAGAGGTGAGCCGTGTCCCATTGCTCACTGCTGAGGAAGAGGTTGAACTGGCTCAGCGAATAGAGCGGGGAAGAATGGCACGCGAAGAATTAGCGCGTGGGAATGTCAGCCCAAAACGACGGCAGGAATTGCGGCGTCTTATCGAAGACGGTTGGGCAGCCCGTGAGCATTTAATTACGGCAAACTCACGTCTGGTAATCAGCGTAGCCAAAAAATACATGGGGAGAGGCGTGCCCTTCCTGGATTTAATTCAGGAAGGCAATATTGGGTTGATCCGCGCCACCAAGAAATTCGACTACCGCCGCGGGCATAAGTTCAGCACTTACGCCACCTGGTGGATTCGTCAGGCCGTTACGCGCGCAATTGCCGATCAGGGTCGCACAATCCGCGTGCCTGTACACATGGGAGACCAAATTAATAAGTTGCTTCGGGTGCAACATCAACTCACCCAGAGACTAGGACGAGAACCCTCTGTGGAAGAGCTTGCCGAAGCCCTGGATGTTCCGCCCCGCAAGGTCGAGAACATGATTCAGGTGGCGCGTCGTCCCCTTTCTCTAGAGACACCTACAGATGACGAAGAGGACTCGGTGCTTGGCGATTTCATCGAGGATGAAGAAGCCCCCCCGCCAGACGATACTGCTACCTACAACCTGCTTCGCCAGCACCTGGAAGAAGTGTTAAATACTCTCCCTCCCAGAGAGGTTCGCATCCTGCAATTGCGTTATGGGCTTCTGGATGGTCAAGCCTATACGCTGGAGGAAGTCGGGCGCAAAATGGGTGTAACACGGGAACGTGTGCGCCAAATAGAGGCTCAAGCCCTGAGCCGACTCCGCCACCCGTCAATTCGACGCAAACTCCGTGATTACCTTGGTGACTAG